One genomic segment of Vulpes lagopus strain Blue_001 chromosome 9, ASM1834538v1, whole genome shotgun sequence includes these proteins:
- the SLC30A8 gene encoding zinc transporter 8: MEFLERTYLVNDRAAKMYAFNLDSVERQQKSLNKDQCPGEKPEELESGAIYHCHSNSKATENRANEQVYAKWKLYAASGVCFVFMIAEVVGGHIAGSLAVITDAAHLLIDLTSFLLSLFSLWLSSKPPSKQLTFGWHRAEILGALLSILCVWVVTGVLVYLACERLLYPDYQIQGTVMILVSGCAVAANIMLSVILHQRHPGHNHKEVQANASVRAAFVHALGDLFQSISVLTSALIIYFKPDYKMADPICTFVFSILVLASTITVLKDFSILLMEGVPKNLNYSDVKELILAVDGVVSVHSLHIWSLAMNQVIVSAHVAAAASRDSQVVRREIVKVLSNSYTVHSLTIQMESPADQDPNCFFCEDPRD, from the exons ATGGAGTTTCTTGAAAGAACTTACCTTGTGAATGACAGAGCCGCCAAGATGTATGCCTTCAACCTAGACAG TGTGGAACGCCAGCAGAAATCCTTGAATAAAGATCAATGTCCTGGAGAGAAGCCAGAGGAGCTGGAGTCAGGAGCCATCTATCACTGCCACAGCAACTCCAAGGCCACAGAGAACAGAGCAAACGAGCAAGTCTACGCCAAGTGGAAACTCTATGCTGCTTCGGGAGTATGCTTTGTTTTCATGATTGCAGAAGTCGTGG GTGGCCACATTGCTGGGAGTCTTGCTGTCATCACAGACGCTGCCCATCTCTTAATTGACCTGACCAGTTTCCTGCTCAGTCTCTTCTCCTTGTGGTTGTCATCAAAGCCTCCCTCGAAGCAGCTGACATTTGGATGGCACCGGGCAG AGATCCTTGGTGCCCTGCTGTCCATCTTGTGCGTCTGGGTGGTGACTGGGGTGTTGGTGTACCTGGCATGTGAACGCCTGCTGTACCCTGATTACCAGATCCAGGGGACGGTGATGATCCTGGTTTCAGGCTGTGCTGTGGCAGCCAACATTAT GCTAAGTGTGATTCTGCACCAAAGACACCCTGGCCACAATCATAAGGAAGTGCAAGCTAATGCCAGTGTCAGAGCAGCTTTTGTGCATGCCCTTGGAGATCTATTTCAGAGCATCAGTGTGCTAACCAGTGCACTTATTATCTACTTTAAG CCAGACTATAAAATGGCTGACCCCATCTGCACATTTGTCTTTTCCATCCTGGTTTTGGCCAGCACCATCACTGTCTTAAAGGACTTCTCCATCTTACTCATGGAAG GTGTACCTAAGAACCTGAATTACAGTGATGTGAAAGAGCTCATCTTAGCTGTGGATGGTGTGGTGTCTGTGCACAGCTTGCACATCTGGTCTCTAGCAATGAACCAAGTGATTGTCTCAGCTCATGTTGCTGCAG CAGCCAGCCGTGACAGCCAGGTTGTTCGGAGAGAGATTGTTAAAGTCCTCAGCAATAGCTATACTGTGCACTCGCTCACCATTCAGATGGAATCTCCAGCTGACCAGGACCCCAACTGCTTTTTCTGTGAAGACCCCCGGGACTAG